In Vibrio sp. STUT-A11, a genomic segment contains:
- a CDS encoding F0F1 ATP synthase subunit I, with translation MVAALARPGRELARQLLMIESGAVIFVAAGTAVAVNPDWGLSALIGGGIFVIANAVFALCAFMFSGARAAKRIAASFYTGEVLKILITVALFYVAYMYMQVELVPLKLTYLLVLGINIFAPVLFINNKK, from the coding sequence ATGGTAGCTGCGTTAGCTAGACCAGGACGAGAGCTTGCAAGGCAATTGTTAATGATCGAATCTGGCGCGGTTATTTTTGTGGCTGCAGGAACGGCGGTAGCCGTAAATCCTGATTGGGGACTTTCAGCGTTAATTGGTGGGGGCATTTTTGTCATTGCCAATGCTGTTTTCGCATTATGTGCTTTCATGTTTAGTGGGGCTCGCGCTGCCAAGCGCATCGCTGCTTCCTTCTATACGGGTGAAGTACTGAAAATTCTCATCACGGTTGCACTGTTCTATGTTGCCTACATGTATATGCAGGTGGAACTTGTTCCCCTCAAACTAACCTATTTGCTGGTACTAGGTATTAATATCTTTGCACCAGTGCTATTCATTAACAACAAAAAATAG
- the atpB gene encoding F0F1 ATP synthase subunit A, translated as MAAPGEALTSSGYIAHHLSNLSLYKLGLVAEETSFWNVHIDSLFFSWFTGLIFLGIFYKVAKRTTAGVPGKLQCAVEMIVEFVADNVKDTFHGRNPLIAPLALTIFCWVFLMNVMDLVPIDFLPYPAEHWLGIPYLKVVPSADVNITMAMALGVFALMIFYSIKVKGLGGFAKELALHPFNHPLMIPFNLLIEVVSLLAKPLSLGMRLFGNMFAGEVVFILCAAMLPWYLQWMGSLPWAIFHILVITIQAFVFMMLTIVYLSMAHEDPDH; from the coding sequence ATGGCTGCGCCAGGTGAAGCGCTAACATCGTCCGGTTACATTGCCCACCACCTTTCTAACCTATCGTTATACAAGTTAGGTTTAGTTGCGGAGGAGACAAGTTTCTGGAACGTACATATCGATAGCCTGTTTTTTTCTTGGTTTACTGGTTTAATTTTCCTCGGAATCTTTTACAAAGTAGCGAAGAGAACAACAGCGGGTGTACCGGGTAAGCTTCAGTGTGCTGTAGAAATGATCGTAGAATTTGTCGCTGATAACGTCAAAGATACGTTCCATGGACGCAACCCACTGATCGCGCCTTTAGCACTGACTATCTTTTGTTGGGTATTTTTGATGAACGTGATGGACTTAGTCCCGATCGACTTCTTACCATACCCAGCAGAACATTGGCTTGGTATTCCTTACCTTAAGGTCGTACCGTCTGCTGATGTGAATATCACCATGGCTATGGCTCTAGGCGTTTTTGCCTTGATGATTTTCTACAGCATCAAAGTAAAAGGTCTAGGTGGATTCGCAAAAGAACTTGCACTACATCCATTCAATCACCCACTGATGATTCCGTTTAACCTACTGATTGAAGTGGTATCGCTACTTGCGAAACCTCTATCACTTGGTATGCGTCTATTCGGTAACATGTTCGCGGGTGAGGTTGTATTCATTCTTTGTGCGGCAATGCTACCATGGTACTTACAATGGATGGGTTCACTACCGTGGGCAATCTTCCATATCTTGGTTATTACGATTCAAGCCTTCGTATTCATGATGTTGACAATTGTTTACCTGTCAATGGCACACGAAGATCCTGATCATTAA
- a CDS encoding ParB/RepB/Spo0J family partition protein codes for MSKRGLGKGLDALLSTSSFAREKQHIASQSQALSADGELIELAIGQLQPGVYQPRKDMAPEALEELAASIQSQGIIQPIVVRQVDSSQFEIIAGERRWRAAKQAGLKRVPCLVKKVEDRAAIAMALIENIQREDLNVIEEAQALERLQDEFTLTHQQVADVIGKSRTTVSNLLRLNQLELEVKSLVADKKLEMGHARALLALEGELQIEVALQVANKHMTVRQTEQLVKKCLAPQNEQKGQQEDTEAMQMSHKLSQMLDAKVSLVRSASGKAKLTISIDEPHKLEQLIAKLEA; via the coding sequence ATGTCTAAGCGTGGTCTAGGAAAAGGACTGGATGCGTTGTTGTCGACCAGTTCATTTGCTCGTGAGAAACAGCATATTGCATCGCAAAGCCAAGCCTTATCAGCAGACGGTGAGTTAATTGAACTCGCGATTGGTCAATTGCAGCCGGGTGTCTACCAACCGCGTAAAGATATGGCACCAGAAGCCTTGGAAGAGCTGGCTGCTTCTATTCAGTCACAAGGCATCATTCAACCGATTGTGGTTCGCCAGGTAGACAGTAGCCAATTTGAGATCATTGCTGGTGAGAGGCGCTGGCGTGCTGCTAAGCAAGCGGGACTAAAACGTGTCCCATGTTTGGTGAAAAAGGTTGAAGACCGTGCTGCGATTGCCATGGCGCTGATTGAGAACATTCAACGTGAAGATCTCAATGTCATCGAAGAAGCACAGGCATTGGAGCGCTTGCAAGATGAGTTTACCCTGACACACCAGCAGGTTGCTGACGTGATAGGTAAATCGAGAACGACGGTCAGCAACTTACTGCGTTTGAATCAGCTTGAGCTTGAAGTAAAGAGCTTAGTCGCTGATAAAAAACTAGAAATGGGCCATGCCCGTGCTCTTTTAGCTCTTGAAGGCGAGCTGCAAATAGAAGTCGCTTTGCAGGTTGCAAATAAACACATGACTGTTCGTCAAACCGAACAGTTAGTAAAAAAGTGTTTAGCGCCACAAAATGAGCAAAAAGGGCAACAAGAAGATACCGAAGCTATGCAAATGTCGCATAAATTAAGCCAGATGCTTGACGCTAAAGTTTCTTTGGTTCGTTCTGCAAGCGGAAAAGCGAAACTGACGATAAGTATTGATGAACCTCACAAATTAGAGCAACTTATTGCCAAGCTTGAGGCCTAA